Proteins encoded within one genomic window of Flavobacterium oreochromis:
- a CDS encoding TlpA family protein disulfide reductase: MYIFSFWATWCGPCIKELEEMAEIQDEWKQNLNLEIVAVSIDDSRTQKRVKPLVKGKDWNYKVLLDTNQDFKRAMGVVNPPFTMIIKNGKIVYTQNGYTPGSEQELYNKLKTL, translated from the coding sequence TTGTACATTTTTTCCTTTTGGGCAACTTGGTGTGGACCTTGTATTAAAGAACTTGAAGAAATGGCTGAAATCCAAGATGAATGGAAACAAAATTTAAATCTTGAAATTGTAGCTGTTTCTATTGATGATTCAAGAACTCAAAAAAGAGTTAAACCTTTAGTTAAAGGTAAAGATTGGAATTATAAAGTTTTATTGGACACCAATCAAGATTTTAAAAGAGCCATGGGTGTAGTTAATCCTCCTTTCACTATGATTATTAAAAATGGAAAAATTGTTTACACACAAAACGGTTATACACCAGGAAGTGAACAAGAATTGTATAACAAATTAAAGACTCTTTAG
- a CDS encoding CocE/NonD family hydrolase, with the protein MQEVLKHPNYDIFWQKRNLLPHLKNIKHAILTVGGWFDAEDLAGPLNIYKTIEKNNPKTQNTIVMGPFSHGGWAIEEGKHYHNDIYFGDSIATFYKRNIERKFFNHYLKENSKNPVALPEAYMYDTGNKKWNEFSSWPPNNKTKLNFYLVENGQLTNSKPNIQNSSEYFSDPNKPVPSTMIFNELNNFTPRKYMSEDQRFATSRPDVVTFTTDILTEDITFAGELTANLTVSSSSTDADFIIKIIDVYPANEKENPERPSVIMANYHQMVRSEIMPARFRNSFEKPEALTPNQQTTVKFKLQDVLHTFKKGHKIQIQVQSSWYPLMAINPQKFIDNPHLANKEDYTKAFIKIYNNSSIEADILK; encoded by the coding sequence ATGCAAGAAGTATTAAAACACCCTAATTATGATATTTTTTGGCAAAAACGCAACTTACTTCCTCATCTAAAAAATATTAAACATGCCATACTTACTGTAGGCGGATGGTTTGATGCAGAAGATTTAGCAGGTCCTTTAAACATTTATAAAACCATAGAAAAAAACAACCCTAAAACACAAAATACGATTGTAATGGGTCCCTTTTCACATGGCGGTTGGGCTATAGAAGAAGGCAAGCACTATCATAATGATATTTATTTTGGCGATAGTATTGCTACATTTTACAAACGAAATATAGAACGCAAATTTTTTAATCATTATCTCAAAGAAAATTCTAAAAATCCTGTAGCATTGCCTGAAGCTTATATGTATGACACAGGGAATAAAAAATGGAATGAATTCTCCTCTTGGCCACCAAATAACAAAACGAAATTAAATTTTTACTTAGTTGAAAACGGTCAATTAACTAATTCTAAACCTAATATTCAAAACAGTTCAGAATATTTTAGCGACCCTAACAAACCTGTACCGAGCACCATGATTTTTAATGAACTAAACAATTTTACCCCTAGAAAATACATGAGTGAAGACCAAAGATTTGCAACAAGTAGACCCGATGTAGTAACCTTTACTACTGATATTCTAACTGAAGATATTACATTTGCTGGTGAATTAACAGCTAATTTAACTGTAAGCAGTTCCTCTACTGATGCTGATTTTATAATAAAAATAATAGATGTATATCCTGCCAATGAAAAAGAAAACCCAGAAAGACCAAGTGTCATCATGGCTAATTATCATCAAATGGTTCGGAGTGAAATCATGCCTGCTCGATTTAGAAATAGCTTTGAAAAACCTGAAGCTTTAACCCCAAACCAACAAACTACAGTTAAATTTAAACTTCAAGATGTATTACATACTTTTAAAAAAGGACACAAAATACAAATTCAAGTACAAAGTTCATGGTACCCTTTAATGGCTATTAATCCACAAAAATTCATAGACAACCCTCATTTGGCAAACAAAGAAGATTATACAAAAGCTTTCATTAAAATTTACAATAACAGCTCTATTGAAGCTGATATTCTTAAATAG
- a CDS encoding ABC transporter ATP-binding protein, with amino-acid sequence MDNALIKITNIKRDFQLGSETIHVLKGIDLQIKKGEYVALMGPSGSGKSTLMNLLGCLDTPTSGQYILNGKDVSKMIDDELAEIRNKEIGFVFQTFNLLPRTTALDNVALPMIYAGYSKADRTERAKEVLNQVGLSDRMDHQPNQLSGGQRQRVAVARALVNKPSIILADEPTGNLDSKTSIEIMKLFNEIHANGNTVILVTHEEDIAQHAHRIIRLKDGLIESDNLNNH; translated from the coding sequence ATGGACAACGCACTCATCAAGATAACAAATATAAAACGCGATTTTCAATTAGGCAGTGAAACGATCCATGTTTTAAAAGGTATCGATTTACAAATCAAAAAAGGCGAATACGTTGCTTTAATGGGACCTTCTGGTTCTGGAAAATCTACCCTCATGAATTTATTAGGTTGCCTTGACACCCCTACATCAGGTCAATATATTCTGAACGGAAAAGATGTTTCAAAAATGATTGATGATGAATTAGCTGAAATTAGAAATAAGGAAATTGGTTTCGTATTCCAAACATTCAACCTCTTACCAAGAACAACCGCTTTAGACAATGTAGCATTACCTATGATTTATGCAGGATACTCAAAAGCTGACAGAACAGAACGTGCTAAAGAGGTACTCAATCAAGTTGGATTAAGTGATCGTATGGATCATCAACCTAACCAACTTTCAGGAGGTCAACGACAACGTGTAGCGGTGGCAAGAGCTTTAGTAAACAAACCTTCGATTATTCTTGCCGATGAGCCCACAGGAAATTTAGATAGTAAGACTTCAATAGAAATCATGAAACTCTTTAATGAAATTCATGCTAATGGAAATACTGTAATTTTAGTAACACACGAAGAAGATATAGCACAACATGCACATCGTATTATTCGCTTAAAAGATGGACTTATTGAAAGTGATAATCTAAATAACCATTAA
- a CDS encoding cob(I)yrinic acid a,c-diamide adenosyltransferase produces MKVYTKTGDKGTTALFGGTRVPKHHIRIESYGTVDELNSYIGLIRDQEMNPLYKAVLIEVQDRLFTLGAILATPPEKEVLKNGRKRLQNLGLTETDIEYLENEIDKMETDLPPMTHFVLPGGHTTVSHCHIARCVCRRAERLATHLHEEEPTDDLVLKYLNRLSDYLFVLARKLSHDLNANEVPWIPRK; encoded by the coding sequence ATGAAAGTATACACAAAAACAGGTGACAAAGGAACCACAGCCCTATTTGGTGGCACACGCGTTCCTAAACATCATATAAGAATAGAAAGTTACGGCACGGTTGACGAATTAAACTCTTACATTGGGTTAATTCGTGATCAAGAAATGAATCCCCTATATAAAGCCGTACTGATAGAAGTTCAAGATCGCTTATTTACACTTGGTGCCATTCTTGCTACACCACCCGAAAAAGAAGTTTTAAAGAACGGTCGAAAACGATTACAAAATCTGGGTTTAACAGAGACTGATATCGAATATTTAGAAAACGAAATCGATAAAATGGAGACTGATTTACCACCAATGACACATTTTGTATTGCCAGGTGGCCACACTACTGTGTCACATTGTCATATTGCACGCTGTGTATGCCGTCGTGCCGAGCGTTTAGCTACCCATTTGCATGAAGAAGAACCTACTGATGACCTTGTTTTAAAATATCTGAACCGACTTTCTGACTACCTTTTTGTACTGGCACGAAAGTTGTCACATGATTTGAACGCTAACGAGGTGCCTTGGATACCAAGAAAGTGA
- a CDS encoding Omp28-related outer membrane protein produces the protein MNFSKALSVLAVVFLLSCSKDNNNDQTPLPVAETPEYTKKFTKNVLIEDYTGTWCGFCPRIAYSIIKVKENTTKAVSVAIHGGSRGSDPYIYSGTLPINISGYPTGKLNRLTDWTYPENSNILQPIALTSNNTDLGLAMTSTVASGNINLDVKVKFLKDYTNLKLVVYVVEDGLVYNQSNYTSFFGGASTLVNFVHDDVLRKCLTTSILGDVLTGTTTNATVTKNFNIAVPSNISDPTKMKFVAFVVDQTGNALNVRKSNPNENQSFQVNP, from the coding sequence ATGAATTTTTCAAAAGCCTTATCAGTTCTAGCTGTAGTTTTTTTATTATCTTGTAGTAAAGACAACAACAATGATCAAACTCCTCTTCCTGTTGCAGAAACTCCTGAGTATACAAAGAAATTTACAAAAAATGTACTTATTGAAGATTATACTGGTACATGGTGTGGTTTTTGCCCAAGAATAGCATACAGTATAATAAAAGTAAAAGAAAACACAACAAAAGCTGTTTCTGTTGCTATTCACGGAGGAAGCCGTGGTTCTGACCCTTATATTTATTCAGGAACATTACCTATAAATATTTCAGGATATCCTACTGGTAAATTAAACAGACTAACAGATTGGACTTACCCTGAAAACTCAAACATTTTACAACCTATTGCTTTAACAAGTAATAATACCGACCTAGGATTAGCTATGACATCTACTGTAGCTTCAGGAAATATAAACCTTGATGTAAAAGTTAAATTCCTTAAAGATTATACTAATTTAAAATTAGTTGTTTATGTGGTAGAAGATGGATTAGTTTACAATCAAAGTAATTATACATCATTCTTTGGAGGTGCATCAACTTTAGTTAATTTTGTTCATGATGATGTCCTTAGAAAATGTTTAACAACAAGCATATTAGGTGATGTTTTAACAGGCACTACTACTAATGCAACTGTAACTAAAAACTTCAACATTGCTGTACCTAGTAATATTTCAGATCCTACAAAAATGAAATTTGTTGCTTTTGTTGTAGATCAAACTGGTAACGCATTAAATGTAAGAAAATCAAATCCAAACGAAAACCAATCTTTCCAAGTTAATCCATAG
- a CDS encoding DUF2795 domain-containing protein, whose amino-acid sequence MYWTLELASYLSDAPWPATKDELIDYAIRTGAPLEVVENLQSIEDEGEIYESMEEIWPDYPSDEDYLWNEDEY is encoded by the coding sequence ATGTATTGGACATTAGAATTAGCATCATATTTAAGCGATGCTCCATGGCCTGCTACTAAAGACGAATTAATCGACTACGCTATTAGAACTGGTGCTCCATTAGAAGTGGTAGAAAACCTACAATCAATAGAGGACGAGGGCGAGATTTATGAATCTATGGAAGAAATTTGGCCTGATTATCCATCAGACGAAGATTATCTTTGGAACGAGGATGAGTATTAA
- the secA gene encoding preprotein translocase subunit SecA, producing the protein MSFINSILKVFVGDKSQKDIKAIQPIINKIRSFEGPLSSLTNDELRAKTFEFKEKIKQARAEKDTKIAQLKSEVENIEDIDAREDVYTEIDKLEKEAYEISEKVLNEILAEAFAVVRETARRFKENTQVRVKATPTDREFSASKPYISIEGDDALWSNTWEAAGKTVTWDMIHYDVQMIGGVVLHQGKIAEMQTGEGKTLVATLPLYLNALTGNGVHLVTVNDYLAKRDSTWKAPLFEFHGLTVDCIDNHQPNTEARRKAYEADITYGTNNEFGFDYLRDNMAHTPDDLVQRKHNFAIVDEVDSVLIDDARTPLIISGQVVDGDRHEFNELKPFIDNLVAIQRQLANGFLAEAKRLFKEGNTKEAGFNLLRAHRALPKNKALIKFLSEEGTKQLLQKTENEYMADNNRKMPQVDEALYFVIEEKNNQVELTEGGIKELSKNTDDKFFVLPDIGTEIAVIEKANLSKEEETKRKEALFADFSVKSERIHTLTQLLKAYTLFEKDTEYVIMDGEILIVDEQTGRIMDGRRYSDGLHQAIEAKENVRIKEATQTYATITLQNYFRMYNKLGGMTGTAVTEAGEFWEIYKLDVVEIPTNKGIARIDREDLIYRSVREKFNAVANDVQELVVQGRPVLIGTTSVEISELLSRMLKMKGIQHNVLNAKMHKQEAQIVAEAGKPGVVTIATNMAGRGTDIKLSDEVKAAGGLAIIGTERHDSRRVDRQLRGRAGRQGDVGSSQFYVSLEDNLMRLFGSDRVAKIMDRMGLKEGEVIQHSMMTKSIERAQKKVEENNFGVRKRLLEYDDVMNAQREVVYKRRRHALHGERLKLDIANMIYDVCDNIVEKNKLTKDFKNFEFELVRYLSITSPISQNDFDKLSEDKITASVYKAATEYYQEKNNRDANEAFPIIRNVFENPDNHFERIVVPFTDGIKGMNVVTDLTKAYETQGKQLIADFEKSITLAIVDEAWKKHLRKMDELKQSVQLAVHEQKDPLLIYKFESFNLFKTMLEGINKEVISFLFKADLPQQNTQIHEAIEEAHHDHYIESKEEVLNMEEQVERHREAMQNTTTPQQNTITETIVRDQPKINRNDEVTIKNILSGQTETMKFKKAEVLLASGEWVLVQK; encoded by the coding sequence ATGAGTTTCATTAACAGCATATTAAAAGTTTTTGTAGGCGATAAGTCACAGAAAGACATCAAAGCCATTCAGCCCATAATTAATAAAATTAGATCTTTTGAAGGTCCGCTTAGTTCATTAACTAATGATGAATTACGTGCTAAAACTTTCGAGTTTAAAGAAAAAATCAAACAAGCTCGTGCTGAAAAAGATACTAAAATTGCTCAATTAAAATCCGAAGTAGAAAACATTGAAGATATAGATGCTAGAGAAGATGTTTATACAGAAATTGACAAATTAGAAAAAGAAGCTTATGAAATTTCTGAAAAAGTACTAAATGAAATCTTAGCAGAAGCTTTTGCCGTTGTTAGAGAAACTGCTCGTCGTTTTAAAGAAAACACACAAGTACGCGTAAAAGCTACTCCAACAGATCGTGAATTCTCCGCTTCTAAACCCTATATTAGTATTGAGGGAGACGATGCTCTTTGGTCTAATACTTGGGAAGCTGCTGGTAAAACCGTTACTTGGGACATGATTCACTATGATGTTCAAATGATAGGCGGTGTCGTTTTACATCAAGGTAAAATTGCAGAAATGCAAACAGGTGAAGGTAAAACATTAGTTGCTACACTACCTTTATATCTAAATGCGTTAACAGGAAATGGTGTTCATTTAGTAACTGTTAACGATTATTTAGCAAAACGCGATAGCACTTGGAAAGCACCTTTATTTGAATTCCACGGATTAACAGTAGATTGTATTGACAATCACCAACCTAATACAGAAGCACGCCGTAAAGCTTATGAAGCAGATATTACCTATGGTACTAATAACGAATTTGGTTTTGACTACCTACGTGATAATATGGCACACACACCAGATGATTTAGTACAACGTAAACACAATTTTGCAATTGTAGACGAGGTTGACTCTGTCTTAATTGATGATGCACGTACTCCTTTAATTATTTCTGGACAAGTAGTAGATGGCGATCGTCATGAATTTAATGAATTAAAACCTTTCATTGATAACCTAGTAGCAATCCAACGTCAATTAGCTAATGGATTCTTAGCAGAAGCAAAACGATTATTTAAAGAAGGAAATACTAAAGAAGCTGGATTTAATCTATTAAGAGCACATCGTGCTCTACCAAAAAATAAAGCATTAATTAAATTCTTATCCGAAGAAGGAACCAAACAATTACTTCAAAAGACAGAAAACGAATACATGGCAGATAACAACCGTAAAATGCCTCAAGTAGACGAAGCTTTATATTTTGTTATTGAAGAAAAAAACAATCAAGTTGAATTAACAGAAGGAGGTATAAAAGAATTATCTAAAAATACTGATGATAAATTCTTTGTATTACCTGACATCGGAACAGAAATCGCTGTAATTGAAAAAGCTAATCTTTCTAAAGAAGAAGAAACAAAAAGAAAAGAAGCCTTATTTGCTGACTTCTCAGTAAAAAGCGAACGTATCCATACATTAACACAATTACTAAAAGCCTATACCTTATTTGAAAAAGATACAGAGTATGTAATCATGGATGGCGAAATTTTAATTGTAGACGAACAAACAGGTCGTATCATGGATGGTCGTCGTTATTCTGATGGTTTACACCAAGCTATCGAGGCAAAGGAAAATGTTCGTATTAAAGAAGCTACACAAACTTACGCTACTATTACTTTACAAAATTACTTCCGTATGTATAACAAGTTAGGAGGTATGACAGGTACTGCCGTAACAGAGGCTGGTGAGTTTTGGGAAATCTATAAACTAGATGTAGTTGAAATACCAACAAACAAAGGTATTGCACGTATTGATAGAGAAGATTTAATTTACCGCTCTGTACGTGAAAAATTCAATGCAGTTGCTAATGACGTACAAGAATTAGTTGTACAAGGGCGTCCTGTGTTAATCGGTACTACTTCGGTTGAAATTTCAGAATTATTAAGCCGTATGCTTAAAATGAAAGGAATCCAACATAATGTATTGAATGCTAAAATGCACAAACAAGAGGCACAAATTGTAGCCGAAGCAGGAAAACCAGGCGTAGTAACCATTGCCACAAACATGGCAGGTCGTGGTACTGATATTAAATTAAGCGACGAAGTAAAAGCCGCTGGTGGTTTAGCAATTATTGGTACAGAACGTCATGACTCACGTCGTGTAGATCGTCAGTTACGTGGTCGTGCAGGACGTCAAGGAGATGTGGGTAGCTCGCAGTTTTATGTATCATTAGAAGACAACCTAATGCGCTTATTCGGTTCTGACCGTGTAGCTAAGATTATGGACAGAATGGGCTTAAAAGAAGGGGAAGTTATTCAACATTCTATGATGACTAAATCAATAGAAAGAGCTCAGAAAAAAGTTGAAGAAAACAACTTTGGGGTTCGTAAACGTTTGTTAGAATATGATGATGTTATGAATGCTCAACGCGAAGTAGTATACAAACGTCGCCGCCATGCTTTACACGGAGAACGTTTAAAACTAGATATAGCAAACATGATCTATGATGTTTGTGACAATATAGTAGAGAAAAATAAATTAACAAAAGATTTTAAAAACTTTGAATTCGAACTAGTTCGTTACTTATCTATCACCTCTCCTATTTCTCAAAATGATTTTGATAAATTAAGTGAAGATAAAATTACAGCAAGTGTTTACAAAGCTGCTACTGAATATTACCAAGAAAAAAATAACCGTGATGCAAACGAAGCATTTCCTATTATCCGAAATGTATTTGAAAATCCAGATAATCATTTTGAACGCATAGTAGTTCCTTTTACTGATGGAATTAAAGGGATGAATGTAGTAACGGATTTAACAAAAGCATACGAAACACAAGGAAAACAATTAATTGCTGATTTTGAAAAAAGTATCACATTAGCCATCGTGGATGAAGCTTGGAAGAAGCATTTACGCAAAATGGATGAACTAAAACAGTCTGTACAATTAGCTGTTCACGAGCAAAAAGATCCTTTACTGATTTACAAATTTGAATCTTTCAACTTATTTAAAACAATGTTAGAAGGAATCAATAAAGAGGTTATTTCATTCTTATTTAAAGCGGATTTACCACAACAAAACACACAAATCCACGAAGCAATAGAAGAAGCACACCATGATCACTATATCGAAAGCAAAGAGGAAGTATTAAATATGGAAGAGCAAGTAGAGCGTCATCGTGAAGCAATGCAAAATACAACTACTCCTCAACAAAATACGATTACTGAAACTATTGTACGCGATCAACCCAAAATTAATCGCAACGATGAAGTAACTATTAAAAATATTTTATCTGGTCAAACGGAAACCATGAAGTTTAAAAAAGCAGAAGTATTACTAGCTTCAGGTGAATGGGTATTAGTTCAAAAATAG
- a CDS encoding ABC-F family ATP-binding cassette domain-containing protein, whose amino-acid sequence MNYLSVENISKSYGERVLFEDLSFGINKDQKIAFVAKNGTGKTSILRIITGEDTPDSGQIIMRKEIRMAFLSQEPNLQNELTIEESIFASDNEILKVIEQYEKALQNPEEEEAYQKAFDNMDRHNAWDFETQYKQILFKLKLEDLKLKVKNLSGGQKKRLALAIILINKPDLLILDEPTNHLDLEMIEWLENYFAKENITLFMVTHDRFFLERVCNEIIELENGKIYQYKGNYSYYLQKKEERIASENASIDKAKNLFVKELEWMRRQPKARTTKSKSRQDDFYVIKEKAQSRRRENVVELEINMERMGSKIIELHKVSKKFNERIILDGFDYTFNKGERIGIIGKNGTGKSSFLNILTQTIQPDGGKVVIGETIKVGYYTQAGINPKPEQKVIDIIKEFGEYIPLTKGRTISAGGLLERFLFDRKKQHDYVEKLSGGELKRLYLCTVLIQNPNFLILDEPTNDLDIVTLNVLENFLLDYPGCLLVVSHDRYFMDKIVDHLFVFRGQGVIEDFPGNYSDFRAYEDSNEPLKDEKIASSPAKSWKEKQVKQGLTFQEQKEFQKIEREIKDLEAKKKEIEDQFSNGNVADDQIESKANELQKIIQKLEENEERWFELSAKMEE is encoded by the coding sequence ATGAATTACCTTTCAGTAGAAAATATATCCAAATCTTATGGCGAACGCGTTTTGTTTGAAGATTTATCTTTTGGCATTAATAAAGATCAAAAAATAGCTTTCGTAGCTAAAAATGGTACAGGAAAAACCTCTATTCTTCGAATTATAACGGGTGAAGATACTCCTGACAGTGGTCAAATCATTATGCGAAAAGAAATCCGTATGGCTTTCTTATCGCAGGAACCTAATTTACAAAATGAATTAACCATTGAAGAAAGCATTTTTGCTAGTGATAATGAAATCCTGAAAGTAATAGAACAATACGAAAAAGCATTGCAAAATCCTGAAGAGGAAGAAGCTTACCAAAAAGCTTTTGACAATATGGATCGTCATAATGCTTGGGATTTTGAAACGCAATACAAGCAAATTCTTTTCAAACTAAAACTAGAAGACTTAAAACTTAAAGTTAAAAACTTATCAGGAGGACAAAAGAAACGTCTGGCATTAGCGATCATTTTGATTAACAAACCTGATTTATTGATCTTAGATGAGCCTACTAACCACTTAGATTTAGAAATGATTGAATGGTTAGAGAATTATTTTGCCAAAGAAAACATTACTTTATTTATGGTAACCCACGACCGTTTCTTTTTGGAGCGTGTATGTAATGAAATTATCGAACTAGAAAATGGTAAAATTTACCAATACAAAGGAAACTATTCGTATTATTTACAAAAAAAAGAAGAACGAATAGCCTCTGAAAATGCAAGTATTGACAAAGCTAAAAACCTTTTTGTAAAAGAACTGGAATGGATGCGTCGTCAACCTAAAGCGCGTACCACTAAATCGAAATCACGCCAAGATGACTTTTATGTCATCAAAGAAAAAGCCCAAAGTCGTCGCAGAGAAAATGTAGTGGAATTAGAAATTAATATGGAACGCATGGGAAGTAAGATTATCGAACTTCATAAAGTTTCTAAAAAATTTAATGAACGAATTATTCTTGATGGCTTTGACTACACCTTTAACAAAGGAGAGCGCATCGGGATTATTGGTAAAAATGGTACTGGAAAATCATCTTTCTTAAACATCCTTACACAAACCATTCAACCCGATGGCGGTAAAGTAGTGATAGGCGAAACCATTAAAGTGGGCTATTATACCCAAGCAGGCATCAACCCTAAACCAGAACAAAAAGTAATTGATATTATTAAGGAGTTTGGAGAATATATTCCTCTCACAAAAGGAAGAACCATTTCGGCTGGTGGCTTATTGGAACGCTTTTTATTTGACCGTAAAAAACAACACGATTATGTAGAAAAATTAAGTGGTGGCGAATTAAAACGCTTGTATTTATGCACTGTTTTAATTCAAAATCCGAATTTTTTAATACTAGATGAGCCTACCAATGATTTGGATATCGTAACATTGAATGTACTTGAAAATTTCTTATTAGATTATCCAGGTTGTCTTTTAGTGGTAAGTCACGATCGCTATTTTATGGATAAAATTGTAGATCATTTGTTTGTGTTTAGAGGGCAAGGGGTGATTGAGGATTTCCCAGGTAACTATTCTGATTTTAGAGCTTATGAAGATAGTAACGAACCTCTAAAAGACGAAAAGATTGCTTCGTCCCCCGCAAAATCATGGAAAGAGAAACAAGTCAAACAAGGTTTAACTTTTCAAGAGCAAAAAGAATTTCAAAAAATTGAAAGAGAAATCAAGGATTTAGAGGCGAAAAAGAAAGAAATTGAAGATCAATTTTCAAATGGCAATGTTGCTGATGACCAAATCGAATCTAAAGCTAATGAATTACAAAAAATCATCCAAAAATTAGAAGAAAACGAAGAACGTTGGTTCGAGTTGAGTGCGAAGATGGAAGAATAA